The Flavobacterium sp. 140616W15 sequence GCAACGCCATAGATTCCAATTTCTATTAATTTGTCAATATCATCTATGATAATTCCGCCAATGGCATAAATTGGAATTTCGAGATGATTAGCTTTTAATTTTTGAAGAATTTCATAATAGCCTTCATAGCCTAAAATTGGACTTAGTTTTTCTTTGGTTTTTGTAAATCGAAGAGGGCCAAGGCCAACATAGTCACAGCCGTTTTGGATATGATTTAAAATATCTTCGAATGTATTGGCTGTTCCTCCGATGATTTTAGTATTCCCTAATGTAGCTCGTGCTTCTTCTATTTTTGTATCTAAAAGACCTAAATGAACTCCATCGGCTGCAATTTGTTGAGCTAGATAGACATTGTCATTTATAATGAAATTGGCGAGATACTCTTCGCATAAAAATTTTACTGCTTCTGCTAAAGCAAAAGAGTTTTTGACACTTTGATTTTTAAAACGCATCTGAATCCAATCACAGCCATTATCAAGAGCTTCATGAATATTGTATAATTGTTCTTCGATTGTGTTTCCTTGTGATATATATTGTAGTTTATTATACATGATGGTAACCGATTAAAGTTAAAGTTGAATTCAAATATTTTTCGATATAAATTTTAGCATTGGCACAAGCAAATCTCATTTCCTGACCTAAAGCTAAATTGGCAGTTATTGCTGCAGAGTGTACGCATCCTGAGCCATGTTTTGGATAACATTTGGTGTTATTTGGTGAAAGCTCAAAAATTTCATTTTGACTATATAGATAATCAGTTCCAATTGCCTTGGTATTATGTCCGCCTTTTAATAAAATAGCGGTTGGGATTTTTTTATCTAATAGATTGTCTTTAAAATCGAAATTGGGAAATAGTTTTTTTATTTCACTGTAATTTGGAGTAATCAAATCGATTTTATTAAGTATCTCGATTAAATCGGATTTGTTTTCGATTGTGATAAAATCAAATTCGGTAGTAGATTTTAAAACCGTATCCCAGATTATTTGCGTTGCAGGCGAAAGCTTTTTTATACAGAAAATAATTTCTTTTAAATAACTGAGAGAAGGAACAATTCCGATTTTTACGGTTTTTATATCATAATTTCCGAATAGTATTTTTATGGAACGTAACACAAAATCAAGCGATGTCCATTCTATTTCAAAGAATTCTTTTTCTGTTTGAATTGTATTTCCTGTATTTATGGCAAGTCCAGCCACATGATGTAGCTCAAAAGTTTTGCAATCTGCCAAAACTCCAGCGCCACCAGAAGGATCAAAACCAGCTATTGTAAGTACGAAAGGGCGATTCTCTGGCATGATTTAAAATTTTTAATTGGATTTTCAGTATTCCAAATAGTTCCTAATAAAGCAACATTGTCAAAACCATTTGTCAGCGGGGTTTCTATATTTTCAGCATTAATTCCGCCTAAAGCAATTAGTTTAGTTTTAGTATTGGTTCTGTCTTTTATGGATTCAAATAAATCAGTTTTAGGAAAATAGTCCGCCTTTGAAATACTTGGGTAAACTGGACTCAAAAAAGCATATTCAAATTCGGGAGCTAATGAATTAAAATCTGTAATTGAATGTGTTGAAGTTGATAAATGGATCTCTTTATTTTTATATTTTTCTAGAGTGATTCTTCTTCTTGTCTCTTCTGTAAAGTGAATTCTGTTAATCTTAAATGTTTCTATTAATTCATGATGACTGTGCAATACTAATCGAGGGCGGAATTCAGGATTTATCTGTGCTATAAATGAAATCATTTCCTTAAGTGAATATTCAGGTTTTCGAATATGAAACAATTGTAATCCTTCCTCAAGAAGAGAATGGATTACATTTATTTCGTTTGCTATTGCAGTTGGATTTGATAGAACTATCATAATCTTTCTTCTTTACTGTATTTTTTGTTTTTTCTATACTTCTGAAATTAAATATAAATCTCTTTTCCTTGTTCGATAAACTCTTCTGATTTCTCCTGCATTCCTTTTTCGGCGGCGGCCACATCACGAATTTCCTGAGATATTTTCATAGAGCAGAATTTTGGACCGCACATAGAGCAGAAATGAGCAATTTTTGCACCTTCGGCAGGAAGTGTTTCATCGTGAAATTCTCGTGCTGTATCAGGATCTAATGATAAATTAAACTGATCTTCCCATCGGAATTCGAAACGTGCTTTACTTAATGCGTTGTCACGATATTGTGCTCCTGGATGTCCTTTGGCTAAATCGGCAGCATGAGCTGAGATTTTATAAGTGATGACTCCATCTTTCACATCTTTTTTGTTTGGTAAACCTAAATGCTCTTTTGGGGTAACATAACACAACATTGCACAACCGTACCAACCAATCAGTGCAGCTCCAATAGCCGAAGTAATATGATCATAACCCGGTGCAATATCTGTGGTTAATGGCCCAAGAGTATAAAATGGAGCTTCATTACAATGTTCTAATTGTTTGTCCATGTTTTCTTTAATCATGTGCATTGGTACGTGACCAGGACCTTCAATAAATACCTGAACATCATGTTTCCAAGCAATTTTGGCTAATTCTCCAAGAGTTTCTAATTCGGCAAATTGTGCAGCATCATTCGCATCGGCAATAGAGCCTGGGCGAAGGCCATCTCCTAAAGAAAAAGCTACGTCATATTGTTTCATGATTTCGCAGATTTCCTCAAAATGAGTATATAAGAAGTTTTCCTTATGATGAAATAAACACCACTTTGCCATTATAGATCCACCACGAGAAACAATTCCTGTAACACGTTCGGCAGTAAGATGTATGTAACGTAATAAAACACCTGCATGAATGGTGAAATAGGAAACTCCTTGTTCTGCTTGCTCAATAAGAGTATCGCGGAAAACTTCCCAAGTTAAATCTTCTGCAATTCCTTTTACTTTCTCTAAAGCTTGATAAATAGGAACTGTCCCAATTGGTACTGGCGAGTTACGAATAATCCATTCTCTGGTTTCATGAATGTTTTTTCCTGTAGATAAGTCCATGATAGTATCGGCTCCCCAGCGACAAGCCCAAACGGCTTTTTCAACTTCTTCTTCGATGGTAGAAGTCACAGCGCTATTACCAATATTAGCATTTATTTTTACCAAGAAATTACGACCTACGATCATAGGTTCGCTTTCGGGATGGTTAATGTTATTTGGAATAATAGCACGACCAATGGCTACTTCACTTCGTACAAACTCAGGGGTTATTTTGCTTTTTGGAGTATTTGCTCCAAAACTATGACCAACATGCTGGCATTGCATAACTTTAGTCTGTTCATTTAATAACTCAATACGTTGGTTTTCGCGAATGGCGATATATTCCATTTCGGGAGTAATGATTCCTTGTTTGGCATAATAAAGTTGCGTAACGTTCGCCCCTTTTTTGGCACGTTTTGGCTGATGTAAATATTCGAAACGCAAGTGATTTAAACTCTCATCGTTTAATCGCATTTGTCCATAATCGGAACTAATTTCGTCTAGAATTTCTACGTCATTTCGATCTAGAATCCATTCTTCTCTTAAACGAGGCAATCCTTTTCGAATGTCGATTTGGATATTTGGATCGGTGTATGGCCCTGATGTGTCATAAATTGTTACAGATGGATTTTTTTCGATACCGCCATTAGAAAGTCTGGTATCGCTAAGTGCTACCTCACGCATGGCTACTTTTATAGGATGTAT is a genomic window containing:
- a CDS encoding thiamine phosphate synthase — translated: MYNKLQYISQGNTIEEQLYNIHEALDNGCDWIQMRFKNQSVKNSFALAEAVKFLCEEYLANFIINDNVYLAQQIAADGVHLGLLDTKIEEARATLGNTKIIGGTANTFEDILNHIQNGCDYVGLGPLRFTKTKEKLSPILGYEGYYEILQKLKANHLEIPIYAIGGIIIDDIDKLIEIGIYGVAVSGVITKSSEKGKLITQLNEKLYANVII
- a CDS encoding hydroxymethylpyrimidine/phosphomethylpyrimidine kinase, with amino-acid sequence MPENRPFVLTIAGFDPSGGAGVLADCKTFELHHVAGLAINTGNTIQTEKEFFEIEWTSLDFVLRSIKILFGNYDIKTVKIGIVPSLSYLKEIIFCIKKLSPATQIIWDTVLKSTTEFDFITIENKSDLIEILNKIDLITPNYSEIKKLFPNFDFKDNLLDKKIPTAILLKGGHNTKAIGTDYLYSQNEIFELSPNNTKCYPKHGSGCVHSAAITANLALGQEMRFACANAKIYIEKYLNSTLTLIGYHHV
- a CDS encoding thiamine phosphate synthase, whose protein sequence is MIVLSNPTAIANEINVIHSLLEEGLQLFHIRKPEYSLKEMISFIAQINPEFRPRLVLHSHHELIETFKINRIHFTEETRRRITLEKYKNKEIHLSTSTHSITDFNSLAPEFEYAFLSPVYPSISKADYFPKTDLFESIKDRTNTKTKLIALGGINAENIETPLTNGFDNVALLGTIWNTENPIKNFKSCQRIALSYLQ
- the thiC gene encoding phosphomethylpyrimidine synthase ThiC, which produces MTTEEQISRTPFPNSNKVYVNGEIHPIKVAMREVALSDTRLSNGGIEKNPSVTIYDTSGPYTDPNIQIDIRKGLPRLREEWILDRNDVEILDEISSDYGQMRLNDESLNHLRFEYLHQPKRAKKGANVTQLYYAKQGIITPEMEYIAIRENQRIELLNEQTKVMQCQHVGHSFGANTPKSKITPEFVRSEVAIGRAIIPNNINHPESEPMIVGRNFLVKINANIGNSAVTSTIEEEVEKAVWACRWGADTIMDLSTGKNIHETREWIIRNSPVPIGTVPIYQALEKVKGIAEDLTWEVFRDTLIEQAEQGVSYFTIHAGVLLRYIHLTAERVTGIVSRGGSIMAKWCLFHHKENFLYTHFEEICEIMKQYDVAFSLGDGLRPGSIADANDAAQFAELETLGELAKIAWKHDVQVFIEGPGHVPMHMIKENMDKQLEHCNEAPFYTLGPLTTDIAPGYDHITSAIGAALIGWYGCAMLCYVTPKEHLGLPNKKDVKDGVITYKISAHAADLAKGHPGAQYRDNALSKARFEFRWEDQFNLSLDPDTAREFHDETLPAEGAKIAHFCSMCGPKFCSMKISQEIRDVAAAEKGMQEKSEEFIEQGKEIYI